A single Cryptococcus deuterogattii R265 chromosome 2, complete sequence DNA region contains:
- a CDS encoding dolichyl-phosphate-mannose-protein mannosyltransferase — translation MSLAPRKRRTDRNESPSLPVRSYSDDDKQRTPKPPLSAPSLRNEYIISWSTATALTIAACIVRFWRIAHPDQVVFDEVHFGSFAAQYIKREYYFDVHPPLAKMLNGLAAWLVGFDGNFGFDQIGDSYTDAGVPYVGMRNFCAILGSLTIPVVYAIMRESGYPVGIAAFSAALILFDNGHITQTRLILLDAALVLFMALSLFCYIKFHQYRYQEFSRAWWGWLLATGFWLACTLGCKMVGLFTFVTVGAAVLWDLWEILDIKKGYSMSYWTKHFFYRAIGLIIVPFFIYLSFFWVHFKILKFSGPGDTFMSPAFQETLQGNELLMNAQEIRYYDTITVRHKDTKQYLHSHDERYPLRYDDGRISSQGQQVTCYPHNDTNNHWQVIPTKEIPESGRGRIVRHNDVIQLKHVNTQSLLLTHDVASPLMPTNQEFTTVSPDNEERRNDTLFKMVLNDAHDGEAWKTLSGHFRLIHIPTKVALWTHPKALPEWAFGQQEVNGNKDSAARSTLWFANDIVEDGQGFDFKNRTVQVEPKVVKKRAFIKKWFELQVLMLQHNAGLTSTHPYQSTPIEWPFCLSGISFWTRNEGQQQIYMVGNLLGWWVCAVTVSVYVGVVAADMLARRRGIHPIEDGVRNRLYRNTGFFLGAWAFHYFPFYLMSRQRFLHHYLPAHLASVLVAGSVMNFILIEAVNYPISIAGPTTRLRPAVRAKLNKPAKMVIAGLLVLVIGVYLFLSPLTYGQSMTGEEVNRRKLLSTWSLHFEAKKTHSLDE, via the exons ATGTCTCTAGCCCCTCGCAAGAGGCGCACGGACAGGAATGAgtccccatctctccccGTGAGGTCTTACAGTGACGACGACAAG CAACGCACTCCCAAACCACCTCTTTCAGCACCCTCTCTGCGCAATGAGTACATTATATCGTGGTCAACAGCAACGGCCTTGACCATCGCCGCCTGCATCGTCCGATTTTGGCGCATCGCCCACCCGGACCAAGTTGTCTTTGATGAAGTTCACTTTGGATCCTTTGCAGCTCAGTACATCAAGAGGGAGTACTACTTTGATGTTCACCCACCTCTGGCAAAGATGTTGAATGGTCTGGCGGCTTGGCTTGTAGGATTTGATGGAAATTTTGGGTTTGATCAAATTGGTGACAGCTATACAGATGCTGGT GTCCCCTATGTTGGGATGAGAAACTTCTGCGCGATTCTCGGATCCCTCACGATCCCCGTTGTCTACGCCATCATGCGAGAATCTGGCTATCCTGTCGGCATTGCTGCCTTTTCTGCGGCTCTGATTCTATTTGACAATGGTCACATTACCCAGACCCGACTTATTCTCCTTGACGCTGctcttgtccttttcaTGGCCCTTTCCCTGTTCTGCTACATCAAGTTCCACCAATATAGATACCAAGAATTTTCCCGGGCTTGGTGGGGATGGTTGCTTGCCACTGGATTCTGGCTGGCTTGTACCTTGGGATGCAAGATGGTGGGCTTGTTCACCTTTGTGACAGTTGGCGCCGCTGTTCTTTGGGACTTGTGGGAAATTTTGGATATCAAGAAGGGATATTCTATG TCTTACTGGACCAAGCATTTCTTTTACCGTGCCATAGGACTGATAATCGTACCGTTCTTCATTTACTTGTCTTTCTTCTGGGTGCACTTCAAGATCCTCAAGTTTTCCGGTCCCGGTGACACTTTCATGAGCCCTGCTTTCCAGGAAACTCTGCAAGGGAATGAGCTGCTCATGAACGCTCAAG AAATCCGATACTACGATACTATCACCGTACGTCACAAGGACACGAAGCAATACCTCCACTCTCACGATGAACGATATCCCTTGAGATATGATGACGGCCGTATCAGTTCTCAAGGCCAGCAAGTCACCTGCTATCCCCACAATGACACTAACAACCACTGGCAAGTCATCCCTACCAAGGAAATCCCCGAGTCTGGTCGTGGCAGGATCGTGCGACACAATGATGTCATTCAACTGAAGCACGTCAACACTCAGAGCCTTTTGCTTACGCACGATGTGGCTTCACCACTTATGCCGACCAACCAAGAGTTCACGACTGTTTCTCCCGACAacgaggagagaagaaatgataCCTTGTTCAAGATGGTACTCAACGACGCTCATGATGGCGAAGCGTGGAAGACGTTGTCTGGGCATTTTAGGCTTATCCACATACCTACCAAGGTCGCTCTCTGGACACACCCTAAAGCGCTTCCTGAATGGGCATTCGGACAGCAGGAGGTGAACGGAAACAAGGATTCCGCTGCACGCTCGACTCTTTGGTTTGCCAATGATATcgtggaagatgggcagGGTTTCGACTTCAAGAACCGTACGGTCCAGGTCGAGCCCAAAGTCGTCAAGAAGCGTGCATTCATCAAAAAGTGGTTTGAGCTCCAAGTTCTTATGCTCCAGCATAATGCGGGCCTTACTTCCACTCATCCTTATCAATCTACACCCATCGAATGGCCGTTTTGCTTGAGTGGTATCAGTTTCTGGACGCGTAACGAGGGTCAACAACAAATTTATATGGTCGGAAACCTTTTAGGTTGGTGGGTCTGTGCTGTGACTGTGTCCGTCTACGTCGGTGTTGTCGCGGCGGATATGCTTGCGAGGAGGCGAGGCATACATCCTATCGAAGATG GTGTACGGAACCGTTTGTACCGCAACACTGGATTCTTCCTTGGGGCCTGGGCGTTCCATTACTTCCCATTCTATCTCATGAGTCGACAACGTTTCTTGCACCACTACCTTCCCGCTCATCTTGCTTCCGTCCTCGTTGCCGGATCGGTGATGAACTTTATCCTCATTGAGGCTGTCAACTACCCCATCAGTATTGCCGGTCCGACCACAAGATTGCGCCCAGCAGTGCGTGCCAAACTGAACAAGCCGGCTAAAATGGTGATTGCTGGTTTGTTGGTCCTTGTGATCGGAGTgtatctcttcttgagtCCATTGACATATGGCCAGTC GATGacgggagaagaggtgaatCGAAGAAAATTGTTAAGCACTTGGTCATTACACTTTGAGGCCAAGAAGACGCATTCGCTGGATGAGTGA